The following coding sequences lie in one Glycine max cultivar Williams 82 chromosome 19, Glycine_max_v4.0, whole genome shotgun sequence genomic window:
- the LOC100805043 gene encoding protein GL2-INTERACTING REPRESSOR 1, with translation MSRRNESGPKLDLKLNLSPPRADRRLESPTRSATASPTSPPSSCVSSELNQEDKSYSNSPEATSMVLVGCPRCLMYVMLSEDDPKCPKCKSTVLLDFLHDTKNPTIRRS, from the coding sequence ATGAGTCGCAGAAACGAAAGTGGTCCAAAGCTTGACTTGAAGCTGAACCTGTCCCCACCGAGGGCTGATCGGAGACTGGAGTCACCGACACGATCGGCGACGGCGTCGCCGACGTCACCGCCGAGCTCGTGCGTGTCGTCGGAGCTGAACCAAGAGGACAAAAGTTACTCTAACAGCCCTGAAGCCACTTCCATGGTTCTTGTGGGTTGCCCTCGCTGCCTCATGTATGTGATGCTCTCTGAGGATGATCCAAAGTGCCCCAAATGCAAAAGCACCGTTTTGCTTGATTTTCTCCATGACACCAAAAACCCCACCATAAGGAGGAGTTAG
- the LOC100306081 gene encoding uncharacterized protein LOC100306081 (The RefSeq protein has 1 substitution compared to this genomic sequence): MFEKVRLHPTELMRLILQQAVLSQAVYCSLTNLCLEWMVVLKIIIITILFWKHPLCDHFKLNCDGSKSGSIAAAGGLLRDHMGNVILSFSTNIGNCFVISAELWAFLIGVKIA, encoded by the coding sequence ATGTTCGAGAAGGTGAGACTTCATCCTACTGAGCTGATGCGTCTTATTTTACAACAGGCAGTGCTATCTCAAGCAGTATATTGCAGTTTAACAAACTTGTGCCTGGAGTGAATGGTTGTCTTGAAGATAATAATCATCACAATATTGTTTTGGAAGCACCCTCTATGTGACCATTTTAAGCTTAATTGTGATGGTTCCAAGAGTGGCTCTATAGCTGCTGCTGGTGGCTTACTTCGTGACCATATGGGAAATGTTATTTTGTCATTCTCGACTAATATTGGGAATTGTTTTGTAATCAGTGCTGAATTATGGGCGTTCCTCATTGGAGTGAAGATTGCTTAG